In a single window of the Gadus chalcogrammus isolate NIFS_2021 chromosome 20, NIFS_Gcha_1.0, whole genome shotgun sequence genome:
- the LOC130373631 gene encoding uncharacterized protein LOC130373631 isoform X1, whose protein sequence is MISPAPPPIQPMRIVLLLQQGGFLCNVIADVRAQPGGRKQHLSFVYQRSQRRTKMTRSCCAVNCTNRQKDGRKLFNIPRGSHPFAKRRRRLWLQAIKRADWGPEGPKGGESLCSAHFVSGSPSMDCDSPDFVPSVFSHSSNRDISGKVARYERKRIRDEDKAPATCPTSQPEADTVDYSEDECKFVSRKEMHQLNLQYNQLRDDYEALKRELYATQEENKHLKEQLKQSKFGFDSIKDTNAKIIFFTGLQSLQMVMWLLDIVKRSTLVLKGGLSWENHLLLVLMKVRLGLTNRDLAYRFGLPFSTVSKILRDWIPMLSSIVKPLIMWPSKDAVRANMPKCFKPKFRNCRCIIDCTEIFIERTHNLKARAETWSNYKHQNTMKYLIGITPAGAISFLSSGWGGRASDKVITLDSAFLGKLEHGDEILADRGFLVREDLASVGATLRIPSFTKGKSQLPGSCVDTSRQLSRVRIHVERVIGQLKTFKILNTVIPISQVDMLDDILTICAGLTNLRGAVVARR, encoded by the exons ATGattagccccgcccctccgcccATCCAGCCAATGCGAATCGTTCTTCTACTGCAGCAAGGCGGGTTTCTGTGCAACGTCATCGCAGATGTGCGCGCGCAGCCAGGGGGCCGAAAGCAGcatttgtcatttgtttaccagcgGAGTCAGCGGAGAACGAAAATGACAAGGAGCTGTTGTGCTGTAAACTGCACGAATCGGCAAAAGGATGGAAGGAAACTGTTTAATATCCCGAGAGGATCTCATCCTTTTgccaagagaagaagaagattgtGGCTCCAGGCCATTAAAAGGGCGGATTGGGGTCCCGAAGGTCCTAAAGGCGGCGAGAGTCTGTGCAGCGCCCACTTCGTTTCTG GGTCACCGTCCATGGATTGTGATAGTCCAGATTTTGTTCCATCCGTTTTTTCACACAGCAGCAACAGAGACATCTCGGGAAAGGTGGCAAG AtatgaaagaaagagaataagaGATGAAGATAAGGCCCCTGCTACCTGCCCCACAAGCCAGCCTGAAGCAGATACTGTAGATTATTCTGAAG ATGAATGTAAGTTTGTGTCCAGAAAAGAGATGCACCAACTCAACCTGCAGTACAACCAGCTCCGTGATGATTATGAAGCTCTGAAAAGAGAACTGTATGCCACAcaggaagaaaataaacatctgaAGGAGCAACTGAAGCAGTCCAAGTTTGGGTTTGATTCCATAAAAGACACAAATGctaaaataattttttttactgGTTTACAATCATTACAAATGGTTATGTGGCTGCTGGATATTGTAAAAAGAAGCACACTTGTGCTTAAGGGTGGGTTAAGTTGGGAGAACCACCTCCTTTTGGTTCTAATGAAAGTAAGACTTGGACTCACCAACAGAGACCTTGCCTACAGATTTGGGCTTCCATTCTCAACTGTATCAAAAATACTAAGAGACTGGATACCCATGTTGTCCTCAATAGTGAAACCTTTGATAATGTGGCCTAGTAAGGATGCAGTGAGAGCAAACATGCCAAAGTGTTTTAAACCCAAATTTAGGAATTGTCGATGTATTATAGACTGTACTGAAATCTTTATAGAAAGAACACACAATCTTAAAGCAAGGGCTGAAACCTGGTCAAATTATAAGCACCAAAACACAATGAAATATCTAATAGGAATCACACCAGCAGGAGCTATATCTTTTTTGTCTAGTGGGTGGGGAGGTCGTGCCTCTGACAAGGTAATAACTTTAGATTCTGCCTTTTTGGGTAAACTTGAGCATGGTGACGAGATCCTTGCAGATAGAGGTTTCCTTGTTAGAGAGGATTTGGCCAGTGTAGGAGCAACATTAAGAATACCAAGTTTCACGAAGGGGAAATCTCAATTGCCAGGTTCTTGTGTTGACACTTCACGTCAGTTGTCAAGAGTCCGCATACATGTGGAACGAGTTATTGGTCAGCTTAAAACCTTTAAGATACTGAACACTGTCATACCCATCAGCCAAGTCGATATGCTAGATGACATTTTGACCATATGTGCTGGTCTTACGAACCTTAGGGGGGCTGTGGTGGCCCGGCGATAA
- the LOC130373631 gene encoding uncharacterized protein LOC130373631 isoform X2, which produces MEGNCLISREDLILLPREEEDCGSRPLKGRIGVPKVLKAARVCAAPTSFLGHRPWIVIVQILFHPFFHTAATETSRERYERKRIRDEDKAPATCPTSQPEADTVDYSEDECKFVSRKEMHQLNLQYNQLRDDYEALKRELYATQEENKHLKEQLKQSKFGFDSIKDTNAKIIFFTGLQSLQMVMWLLDIVKRSTLVLKGGLSWENHLLLVLMKVRLGLTNRDLAYRFGLPFSTVSKILRDWIPMLSSIVKPLIMWPSKDAVRANMPKCFKPKFRNCRCIIDCTEIFIERTHNLKARAETWSNYKHQNTMKYLIGITPAGAISFLSSGWGGRASDKVITLDSAFLGKLEHGDEILADRGFLVREDLASVGATLRIPSFTKGKSQLPGSCVDTSRQLSRVRIHVERVIGQLKTFKILNTVIPISQVDMLDDILTICAGLTNLRGAVVARR; this is translated from the exons ATGGAAGGAAACTGTTTAATATCCCGAGAGGATCTCATCCTTTTgccaagagaagaagaagattgtGGCTCCAGGCCATTAAAAGGGCGGATTGGGGTCCCGAAGGTCCTAAAGGCGGCGAGAGTCTGTGCAGCGCCCACTTCGTTTCTG GGTCACCGTCCATGGATTGTGATAGTCCAGATTTTGTTCCATCCGTTTTTTCACACAGCAGCAACAGAGACATCTCGGGAAAG AtatgaaagaaagagaataagaGATGAAGATAAGGCCCCTGCTACCTGCCCCACAAGCCAGCCTGAAGCAGATACTGTAGATTATTCTGAAG ATGAATGTAAGTTTGTGTCCAGAAAAGAGATGCACCAACTCAACCTGCAGTACAACCAGCTCCGTGATGATTATGAAGCTCTGAAAAGAGAACTGTATGCCACAcaggaagaaaataaacatctgaAGGAGCAACTGAAGCAGTCCAAGTTTGGGTTTGATTCCATAAAAGACACAAATGctaaaataattttttttactgGTTTACAATCATTACAAATGGTTATGTGGCTGCTGGATATTGTAAAAAGAAGCACACTTGTGCTTAAGGGTGGGTTAAGTTGGGAGAACCACCTCCTTTTGGTTCTAATGAAAGTAAGACTTGGACTCACCAACAGAGACCTTGCCTACAGATTTGGGCTTCCATTCTCAACTGTATCAAAAATACTAAGAGACTGGATACCCATGTTGTCCTCAATAGTGAAACCTTTGATAATGTGGCCTAGTAAGGATGCAGTGAGAGCAAACATGCCAAAGTGTTTTAAACCCAAATTTAGGAATTGTCGATGTATTATAGACTGTACTGAAATCTTTATAGAAAGAACACACAATCTTAAAGCAAGGGCTGAAACCTGGTCAAATTATAAGCACCAAAACACAATGAAATATCTAATAGGAATCACACCAGCAGGAGCTATATCTTTTTTGTCTAGTGGGTGGGGAGGTCGTGCCTCTGACAAGGTAATAACTTTAGATTCTGCCTTTTTGGGTAAACTTGAGCATGGTGACGAGATCCTTGCAGATAGAGGTTTCCTTGTTAGAGAGGATTTGGCCAGTGTAGGAGCAACATTAAGAATACCAAGTTTCACGAAGGGGAAATCTCAATTGCCAGGTTCTTGTGTTGACACTTCACGTCAGTTGTCAAGAGTCCGCATACATGTGGAACGAGTTATTGGTCAGCTTAAAACCTTTAAGATACTGAACACTGTCATACCCATCAGCCAAGTCGATATGCTAGATGACATTTTGACCATATGTGCTGGTCTTACGAACCTTAGGGGGGCTGTGGTGGCCCGGCGATAA